In Nocardioides sp. JQ2195, a genomic segment contains:
- the rpsA gene encoding 30S ribosomal protein S1: MTSTISTLPDSFDPAGDAPQVAVNDIGSEEDFLAAIDATIKYFNDGDIVAGTIVKVDRDEVLLDIGYKTEGVIPSRELSIKHDVDPSEVVAVGDEVEALVLQKEDKEGRLILSKKRAQYERAWGTIEQVKEEDGVVEGTVIEVVKGGLILDIGLRGFLPASLVEMRRVRDLQPYVGQTLEAKIIELDKNRNNVVLSRRAWLEQTQSEVRQGFLTQLQKGQIRKGVVSSIVNFGAFVDLGGVDGLVHVSELSWKHIDHPSEVVTVGDEVTVEVLDVDMDRERVSLSLKATQEDPWQHFARTHQIGQIVPGKVTKLVPFGSFVRVEEGIEGLVHISELAERHVEIPEQVVQVNDDVMVKIIDIDLERRRISLSLKQANETATASEAEEFDPTLYGMEATYDEQGNYIYPEGFDPETGEWLDGFDEQRAKWEEQYAKAHARWEAHVKQQADAKVAEAEAGEATSYSSGGTETSSSSAAPEAAETGGSLASDEALQALREKLTGGGA, translated from the coding sequence ATGACGAGCACCATCTCCACTCTTCCCGACAGTTTCGATCCCGCTGGGGACGCGCCCCAGGTTGCGGTCAACGACATCGGTTCCGAAGAGGACTTCCTCGCGGCCATCGACGCGACCATCAAGTACTTCAACGACGGAGACATCGTCGCCGGCACCATCGTCAAGGTGGACCGCGACGAGGTCCTGCTCGACATCGGCTACAAGACCGAGGGTGTCATTCCCTCCCGTGAGCTTTCCATCAAGCACGATGTCGACCCGTCCGAGGTCGTCGCCGTCGGCGATGAGGTCGAGGCCCTGGTCCTCCAGAAGGAGGACAAGGAAGGCCGCCTGATCCTGTCCAAGAAGCGCGCCCAGTACGAACGTGCCTGGGGCACCATCGAGCAGGTCAAGGAAGAGGACGGCGTCGTCGAAGGCACCGTCATCGAGGTCGTCAAGGGTGGACTCATCCTCGACATCGGCCTGCGCGGCTTCCTGCCCGCCTCGCTCGTCGAGATGCGTCGCGTCCGCGACCTGCAGCCCTATGTCGGCCAGACCCTCGAGGCCAAGATCATCGAGCTCGACAAGAACCGCAACAACGTGGTCCTGTCGCGTCGTGCGTGGCTCGAGCAGACCCAGTCCGAGGTGCGCCAGGGCTTCCTGACGCAGCTGCAGAAGGGTCAGATCCGCAAGGGCGTCGTCTCCTCGATCGTCAACTTCGGTGCGTTCGTGGACCTCGGCGGCGTCGATGGACTGGTCCACGTGTCCGAGCTGTCCTGGAAGCACATCGACCACCCGTCCGAGGTCGTCACCGTGGGCGACGAGGTCACCGTCGAGGTGCTCGACGTGGACATGGACCGCGAGCGCGTCTCCCTGTCGCTCAAGGCCACGCAGGAAGACCCGTGGCAGCACTTCGCCCGGACCCACCAGATCGGCCAGATCGTGCCCGGCAAGGTCACCAAGCTGGTTCCGTTCGGTTCCTTCGTCCGCGTCGAAGAGGGCATCGAGGGCCTGGTCCACATCTCCGAGCTGGCCGAGCGCCACGTGGAGATCCCCGAGCAGGTCGTCCAGGTCAACGACGACGTCATGGTCAAGATCATCGACATCGACCTCGAGCGTCGCCGCATCTCGCTGTCCCTCAAGCAGGCCAACGAGACCGCGACGGCCTCCGAGGCCGAAGAGTTCGACCCGACGCTCTACGGCATGGAAGCCACCTACGACGAGCAGGGCAACTACATCTACCCCGAGGGCTTCGACCCGGAGACGGGCGAGTGGCTCGACGGCTTCGACGAGCAGCGCGCGAAGTGGGAAGAGCAGTACGCCAAGGCTCACGCCCGCTGGGAGGCCCACGTCAAGCAGCAGGCCGACGCCAAGGTCGCCGAGGCCGAGGCTGGCGAGGCCACGTCGTACTCCTCCGGCGGCACCGAGACGTCCTCATCGTCCGCTGCCCCCGAGGCGGCCGAGACTGGCGGCTCGCTGGCTTCCGACGAGGCGCTCCAGGCGCTTCGCGAGAAGCTCACCGGCGGCGGTGCCTGA
- a CDS encoding helix-turn-helix domain-containing protein produces the protein MHKVVVVVQEGAEPFGLGAMCEVWAEPYHPEDDNPVFDFHVVTPRPGRVSGASGFDLHVDEGLEVAEDADLICVAPRRDFLAPSPEVADLISRAHARGAFIFAHCTAAFVLGEAGLLDGRRCTTHWRHVPELVAKFPEADVDPDVLYVQDGNIVTGAGSAAGLDAALHLMRQQFGAKVAASAARRMVVPPHRDGGQAQFIARAVPDCAAETLGPLLTWILENLAEDLGVEALARHSHMSPRTFARRFRDETGTTPHAWVTAQRVVAAEELLEQTDHPVDWIAAEVGFGNAATLRHHFIRSRGVNPQQYRRVFNSATA, from the coding sequence GTGCACAAGGTTGTCGTGGTCGTCCAGGAAGGTGCCGAGCCGTTCGGTCTCGGCGCGATGTGCGAGGTGTGGGCTGAGCCCTACCATCCCGAGGACGACAATCCTGTCTTCGACTTCCACGTCGTCACCCCGCGCCCGGGCCGGGTGTCGGGAGCCTCGGGGTTCGACCTCCACGTCGACGAGGGCCTCGAGGTGGCCGAGGACGCGGACCTCATCTGTGTCGCCCCTCGACGAGACTTCCTGGCGCCGTCGCCCGAGGTGGCCGACCTGATCAGTCGGGCCCACGCCCGCGGCGCCTTCATCTTCGCGCACTGCACCGCCGCGTTCGTGCTGGGTGAGGCGGGTCTGCTCGACGGAAGGCGGTGCACGACTCACTGGCGTCACGTCCCCGAGCTGGTCGCGAAGTTCCCCGAGGCTGATGTCGACCCGGACGTGCTCTACGTCCAGGACGGGAACATCGTCACCGGGGCAGGGTCAGCGGCTGGCCTCGACGCTGCGCTGCACCTGATGCGCCAGCAGTTCGGAGCCAAGGTGGCGGCCAGTGCTGCCCGCCGCATGGTGGTCCCGCCGCACCGTGACGGCGGACAGGCGCAGTTCATCGCCCGGGCCGTGCCGGACTGTGCTGCCGAGACGCTGGGGCCACTGCTGACCTGGATCCTGGAGAACCTGGCCGAGGACCTGGGAGTCGAGGCGTTGGCCAGGCACAGTCACATGTCTCCGCGCACCTTCGCGCGCCGCTTCCGCGACGAGACCGGCACGACCCCACACGCGTGGGTGACCGCGCAGCGCGTGGTCGCGGCCGAGGAGCTGCTCGAGCAGACCGACCACCCCGTCGACTGGATCGCGGCCGAGGTGGGCTTCGGGAACGCCGCCACGCTGCGCCACCACTTCATCCGCTCGCGCGGAGTCAATCCACAGCAGTACCGACGGGTCTTCAACTCGGCGACCGCTTGA
- a CDS encoding sodium:proton antiporter — translation MTDTWDSFLTTIGSLSPASYLALVVVLAVAAQWAAWQIKLPSILLLLLTGFGLGRLVSPETVLGRDVLFGGVTLAVGIILFEGALSLRLKHVQDLGRPVIRLCSVTVVVAWALITAAALLIGFDVEVALLVGAILVVTGPTVISPILRSLRPTRRVSSLLRWEGIVVDPIGAVLAVLVFQGVLAGGGGDAVPQLLGTLLKTLLIAFGIALALGWVLERLMRRHAIPDFLHGVTFLGAAIGSLVVSDALQPESGLLTVTVLGVYLGNRPDLHLEHIAAFKENLQILFVGALFIVLAGRISPQQVVDVAPQALIFLALLVVVVRPLSVTLGLIGTKVTRDERKLLAFMAPRGIVAAAVTSIFALEFAHSAELAHAEAERASGARADDLLARSHDLASLADQASDMVPLVFIVIVCTVAIYGLGVGRLAERLGLASTSPQGIIFVGGQQWVVDAAKILEESKVSTIMVSREFSKLHRARMAGLTTETANILSDYAVKDMDLAGIGSLIACTDGDDVNATAAREFAHVLGRANVYQLRRTDEEDRTKDQRRKAASHLTARSVFQPPRSHEEMDELVASGMTVKRTRLTKEFTLDDFRGRYGEETVLMFALKDGEVHVLSEESKVAQVGVSIVALVRETDGPAREQPQPTPSP, via the coding sequence GTGACTGACACCTGGGACTCGTTCTTGACGACCATCGGCAGCCTCTCGCCCGCGTCGTACCTGGCGCTGGTCGTCGTGCTCGCCGTGGCAGCCCAGTGGGCGGCCTGGCAGATCAAGCTGCCCTCGATCCTGCTGCTGCTGCTGACCGGCTTCGGCCTGGGCCGGCTCGTGAGCCCCGAGACGGTGCTCGGCCGGGACGTGCTGTTCGGCGGCGTCACCCTGGCCGTCGGCATCATCTTGTTCGAGGGAGCGCTGTCGTTGCGGCTCAAGCACGTCCAGGACCTCGGAAGGCCCGTGATCCGGCTCTGTTCGGTGACCGTGGTGGTGGCCTGGGCGCTGATCACGGCTGCGGCACTCCTGATCGGTTTCGACGTCGAGGTGGCCCTGTTGGTCGGGGCGATCCTGGTCGTCACGGGCCCGACCGTGATCAGCCCGATCCTGCGCTCACTGCGACCGACGCGGCGGGTGTCGTCGCTGTTGCGCTGGGAGGGGATCGTGGTCGACCCGATCGGTGCCGTGCTTGCGGTGCTGGTCTTCCAGGGCGTGCTGGCCGGCGGTGGCGGTGACGCCGTGCCCCAGCTGCTCGGCACCCTGCTGAAGACACTGTTGATCGCCTTCGGCATTGCGCTGGCGCTGGGGTGGGTCCTCGAGCGGCTGATGCGGCGTCACGCGATCCCTGACTTCCTGCACGGCGTGACCTTCCTCGGCGCGGCCATCGGATCCCTGGTGGTCTCCGACGCGCTGCAGCCGGAGAGCGGCCTGTTGACCGTGACCGTGCTCGGTGTCTATCTCGGCAACCGCCCGGACCTGCACCTCGAGCACATTGCGGCGTTCAAGGAGAACCTGCAGATCCTCTTCGTGGGAGCGCTGTTCATCGTGCTCGCCGGCCGGATCAGCCCGCAGCAGGTGGTCGACGTCGCCCCCCAGGCGCTGATCTTCCTGGCCCTGCTGGTCGTGGTGGTGCGTCCGCTGAGCGTCACGCTCGGGTTGATCGGGACCAAGGTCACCCGCGACGAGAGGAAGCTGCTCGCGTTCATGGCTCCGCGTGGCATCGTGGCGGCAGCGGTGACCAGCATCTTCGCGCTCGAGTTCGCACACTCGGCCGAGCTGGCGCACGCGGAGGCGGAGCGGGCGAGCGGCGCTCGCGCGGACGATCTGCTGGCCCGCTCGCACGACCTGGCCAGCCTGGCTGACCAGGCCAGCGACATGGTGCCCCTGGTGTTCATCGTCATCGTCTGCACGGTGGCGATCTACGGGCTCGGCGTCGGACGCCTCGCGGAGCGCCTGGGCCTGGCCAGCACGTCGCCCCAGGGGATCATCTTCGTCGGTGGGCAGCAGTGGGTCGTCGACGCAGCGAAGATCCTCGAGGAGTCGAAGGTAAGCACGATCATGGTGTCCCGCGAGTTCTCCAAGCTGCACAGGGCGCGGATGGCGGGGTTGACCACCGAGACTGCGAACATCCTGAGCGACTACGCGGTCAAGGACATGGACCTGGCGGGCATCGGGAGCCTGATCGCGTGCACGGATGGCGACGACGTGAACGCCACCGCCGCACGCGAGTTCGCCCATGTCCTGGGTCGTGCCAACGTCTACCAGCTCCGGCGTACTGATGAGGAGGACCGGACCAAGGACCAGCGACGCAAGGCGGCCTCCCACCTCACGGCCCGGTCCGTCTTCCAACCGCCACGCTCCCACGAGGAGATGGACGAGCTGGTGGCCAGTGGCATGACCGTCAAGCGGACCCGGCTGACCAAGGAGTTCACGCTCGACGACTTCCGGGGCAGGTACGGCGAGGAGACCGTGCTCATGTTCGCGTTGAAGGACGGCGAGGTGCACGTGCTGAGCGAGGAGTCCAAGGTTGCCCAAGTGGGGGTGAGCATCGTGGCTCTGGTCCGTGAGACCGACGGGCCGGCGAGGGAGCAGCCACAGCCGACACCGAGTCCTTGA
- a CDS encoding aryl-sulfate sulfotransferase encodes MKLLLVALLLLPTAAVANPAASAASTSPAAADAPTHSLTISGTGVATYPAFTPSTKRYGITTTDASTGTVHVAASTTDAAGTVLINGRIAPDGERSVSGLEPSDEVSVIISDSTGTTAYSAIYLPAGLHALTSTGEQTGPQEHTLLTLGLWSGSTPFYEVAVDAHGVPATVHEESTSSMDFKRQPNGQLSVSRHSGAGPDRDGSAVVTLGDDLAAQDSYETTGLTNTDGHDSILLGDGSRYFVAYEPNEETGLTDAVIQHVDASGAVLFEWSAQDHLDPVTETVIAEGNPDYAHINSIQIMDDGDILASFRHFSSVLKIARHPHGAFAEGDIVWRFGGRFSDFTFPDDPHGGPCAQHTASELDNGNLLMFDNGSWSWNGAHPLCINPADRTGATIPRLPTRITEYSIDPVSGEAHLVWEYTDVDRFAIFAGSAERLPNGNTLVGWASSRDAVVSEINPDGEIAWELKDPSPSEQRQFTYRADRTRVEDHVAPEVTLPVADGAVYDRDEVVRPAYSCTDRGGSSLQSCTTTGMAADRLDTSTPGDHTVSVSATDAAGNSVTLTKAYTVGVLHRPDATIRRSGSKRFAGGDIYGPSKPDQIVTYKITKSKRSRIVRVRIGNDGNVTERFSIKGTRGSRTFRMRYLAQGRSVTRRVVAGTFRTPAVRPGEHWVLKLKVTRTATARNGDLKRFTITAASPGGRPKDAVALRARAR; translated from the coding sequence ATGAAGCTCCTCCTCGTGGCCCTGCTGCTGCTTCCGACGGCAGCGGTCGCGAACCCCGCGGCCTCCGCAGCCTCCACCTCCCCCGCGGCTGCAGATGCACCCACGCACTCGCTCACGATCTCCGGCACCGGCGTGGCGACGTACCCGGCGTTCACGCCGAGCACCAAGCGCTACGGGATCACCACCACGGATGCCAGCACCGGCACCGTGCACGTGGCGGCGAGCACGACGGATGCAGCAGGAACCGTCCTCATCAACGGTCGCATCGCACCGGACGGCGAGCGCAGCGTCAGTGGACTGGAGCCCAGCGACGAGGTGTCGGTGATCATCAGCGACTCCACGGGCACGACCGCCTACTCGGCGATCTACCTTCCGGCCGGCCTCCACGCGTTGACGAGCACCGGCGAGCAGACCGGCCCACAGGAGCACACCCTGCTCACGCTCGGCCTGTGGAGCGGCAGCACGCCGTTCTACGAGGTGGCCGTGGATGCCCACGGCGTGCCCGCAACGGTGCACGAGGAGAGCACCTCATCCATGGACTTCAAGCGCCAGCCGAACGGCCAGCTGTCCGTGTCGCGGCACTCCGGCGCGGGTCCGGATCGTGACGGAAGTGCTGTCGTGACGCTGGGCGACGACTTGGCCGCGCAGGACTCCTACGAGACCACCGGGTTGACCAACACCGATGGCCACGACTCGATCCTGTTGGGCGACGGGAGCCGCTACTTCGTGGCCTACGAGCCCAACGAGGAGACCGGACTGACTGATGCCGTGATCCAGCACGTCGATGCCTCGGGGGCTGTTCTCTTCGAGTGGAGCGCCCAGGACCACCTGGACCCGGTCACCGAGACCGTCATCGCGGAGGGCAATCCCGACTACGCGCACATCAACTCGATCCAGATCATGGACGACGGCGACATCCTCGCCTCCTTCCGTCACTTCAGCTCGGTCCTCAAGATCGCGCGGCACCCGCACGGCGCCTTCGCCGAGGGAGACATCGTGTGGCGCTTCGGCGGCCGGTTCAGTGACTTCACCTTCCCGGACGACCCGCACGGCGGCCCCTGTGCACAGCACACCGCGAGCGAGCTCGACAACGGGAACCTGCTGATGTTCGACAACGGCTCGTGGAGCTGGAACGGCGCGCACCCCCTGTGCATCAACCCGGCCGATCGCACCGGAGCAACGATCCCGCGGCTCCCCACCCGGATCACGGAGTACTCGATCGACCCGGTGAGCGGAGAGGCCCACCTGGTCTGGGAGTACACCGACGTCGATCGCTTCGCCATCTTCGCCGGCTCTGCCGAGCGGCTCCCGAACGGCAACACCCTCGTCGGATGGGCTTCCTCCAGGGACGCCGTGGTGAGCGAGATCAACCCGGACGGAGAGATCGCCTGGGAGCTGAAGGATCCGAGCCCGTCCGAGCAGCGCCAGTTCACCTACCGGGCCGATCGCACCCGGGTCGAGGACCACGTCGCGCCGGAGGTCACCCTCCCCGTGGCGGACGGGGCGGTGTACGACCGCGACGAGGTCGTGCGGCCGGCCTACTCGTGCACCGACCGCGGCGGCTCGAGCCTCCAGTCGTGCACCACCACGGGCATGGCGGCCGACCGGCTCGACACGTCCACACCCGGCGACCACACCGTCTCCGTGTCCGCGACCGACGCAGCGGGGAACAGCGTCACCCTCACCAAGGCCTACACCGTCGGTGTGCTCCACCGCCCCGACGCCACCATCCGCAGGTCGGGCTCCAAGCGGTTCGCCGGCGGCGACATCTACGGTCCGTCGAAGCCGGACCAGATCGTGACCTACAAGATCACGAAGTCGAAGCGCTCCCGGATCGTGCGTGTTCGGATCGGCAACGACGGCAACGTCACCGAACGCTTCTCGATCAAGGGCACCCGGGGAAGCCGCACGTTCCGGATGAGGTACCTCGCTCAGGGCAGGTCCGTCACCCGCAGGGTCGTCGCGGGGACGTTCCGCACCCCGGCCGTCCGTCCCGGGGAGCACTGGGTCCTGAAGCTCAAGGTGACCCGCACGGCCACGGCACGCAACGGAGACCTCAAGCGATTCACGATCACGGCCGCTTCGCCCGGCGGACGTCCCAAGGACGCGGTGGCGCTCCGCGCCAGGGCCAGGTAG
- a CDS encoding ABC transporter ATP-binding protein, translating to MDTPTLSDSPRGRGGRATRPDPADRRQLEHSPVSLGRVARLFTPHRGRLVVIVALIMASSLVGLAQPFLVRHAIDVALPRQDLQLLLWLVGGMIAVAVTSAAIGVVQTWMSTAVGQQVMHRLRTELFAHLQRQSVGFFTRTRGGEVQSRLTHDISGMQSVVTSTATSIAANVTVVIGTAAAMAALSWRLALLSLVVLPPAVWLTRQVAKMRHTITAQRQRRLADLHVQVEEGLSVSGVLLSKTLGAAPAMTRRFEETSTDLVGLEIRSRLAGRWRMATMSVIFATIPAVIYLAAGLPATSGGMTIGTLVAFTALQGTLFRPLMALLNVGVDITASLALFSRIFEYQDLPVEIDDPAQPADLTAYDVRGDVHFSQVGFSYDDSGPVLDGIDLHVPAGTTLALVGETGSGKSTLASLVARLHDPTTGRVTIDGTDLRDLRLDDLAEVVGVVTQETYLLHASVKENLLHAQPDATDEQMEEACRAARIHHVIADLPQGYDTVVGARGHRFSGGEKQRLAIARTLLRDPRVLVLDEATSALDNETERAVQVALDEVSRGRTTITIAHRLSTIRDADQIAVLDRGRVVELGTHDELLLAGGRYAALVRGAPAVPPVAA from the coding sequence ATGGATACCCCCACACTCTCCGACTCGCCTCGCGGAAGGGGTGGCCGCGCCACCCGCCCCGACCCGGCCGACCGCCGCCAGCTCGAGCACTCCCCCGTCTCGCTCGGCCGCGTCGCCCGGCTCTTCACTCCCCACCGTGGCCGGCTCGTCGTCATCGTGGCCCTGATCATGGCCAGCTCGCTGGTCGGTCTGGCCCAACCGTTCCTCGTGCGTCACGCCATCGATGTGGCACTCCCCCGCCAGGACCTGCAGCTGCTGCTGTGGCTCGTCGGCGGGATGATCGCGGTCGCGGTGACCAGCGCGGCGATCGGCGTCGTCCAGACGTGGATGTCGACCGCGGTCGGCCAGCAGGTCATGCACCGGCTGCGCACCGAGCTCTTCGCCCATCTCCAGCGCCAGTCGGTGGGGTTCTTCACGCGCACCCGTGGCGGCGAGGTCCAGTCACGGCTGACCCACGACATCAGCGGCATGCAGTCGGTGGTCACCTCGACGGCGACCTCCATCGCCGCCAACGTCACCGTGGTCATCGGCACCGCGGCCGCCATGGCGGCCCTGAGCTGGCGCCTCGCCCTGCTCTCCCTCGTCGTGCTGCCACCGGCGGTCTGGCTGACCCGCCAGGTCGCGAAGATGCGCCACACCATCACCGCGCAGCGGCAACGCCGCCTGGCCGATCTCCACGTGCAGGTCGAGGAGGGCCTCTCCGTCAGCGGCGTGCTGCTCAGCAAGACACTCGGTGCGGCCCCCGCGATGACGCGTCGGTTCGAGGAGACCTCCACCGACCTGGTCGGCCTCGAGATCCGCTCCCGCCTGGCCGGCCGTTGGAGGATGGCCACGATGAGCGTCATCTTCGCGACCATCCCCGCAGTGATCTACCTCGCTGCCGGGCTCCCGGCCACCTCGGGTGGCATGACGATCGGCACCCTGGTCGCCTTCACCGCCCTGCAGGGGACCCTGTTCCGCCCGTTGATGGCCCTGCTCAACGTCGGTGTCGACATCACCGCCTCCCTCGCGCTGTTCAGCCGGATCTTCGAGTACCAGGACCTGCCCGTCGAGATCGACGACCCCGCGCAACCGGCCGACCTCACGGCGTACGACGTCCGCGGCGACGTGCACTTCTCCCAGGTCGGGTTCTCGTACGACGACTCGGGGCCAGTGCTCGACGGCATCGACCTGCACGTTCCTGCTGGCACCACGCTGGCACTGGTCGGGGAGACCGGCAGCGGCAAGAGCACGCTCGCGTCACTCGTGGCACGCCTGCACGACCCCACCACTGGTCGCGTCACCATCGACGGCACCGATCTCCGTGACCTGCGACTGGACGACCTGGCCGAGGTCGTCGGCGTGGTCACCCAGGAGACCTACCTCCTGCACGCTTCCGTGAAGGAGAACCTGCTGCACGCCCAGCCCGATGCCACCGACGAGCAGATGGAGGAGGCCTGCCGGGCTGCCCGCATCCACCACGTGATCGCCGACCTGCCACAGGGCTACGACACGGTCGTCGGCGCACGGGGACACCGGTTCTCCGGCGGCGAGAAGCAACGTCTCGCGATCGCCCGCACGCTGCTGCGCGACCCGCGCGTCCTCGTGCTCGACGAAGCAACCAGCGCGCTCGACAACGAGACCGAGCGGGCCGTCCAGGTCGCCCTCGACGAGGTGAGCCGCGGACGCACCACCATCACCATCGCGCACCGGCTCTCGACGATCCGCGATGCCGACCAGATCGCCGTCCTCGACCGGGGTCGCGTGGTCGAGCTCGGCACCCATGACGAGCTGCTGCTGGCCGGCGGACGGTACGCCGCCCTGGTGCGCGGCGCCCCAGCGGTACCCCCCGTGGCCGCCTGA
- a CDS encoding MarR family transcriptional regulator, translating into MADDTGDLLQAVARALRRRYGAAMAEWDIAPGQARALRLVHELEGPRLSVIAERLRMAPRSATEVIDALESRGLAQRTPDPTDRRATCVTVTDAGVLMCARIDEARAVAADEFLGGLTARDREELDRILRLLVDTR; encoded by the coding sequence ATGGCTGACGACACCGGTGACCTCCTCCAGGCGGTGGCGCGTGCACTGCGTCGTCGATACGGCGCGGCGATGGCCGAGTGGGACATCGCCCCCGGGCAGGCTCGCGCCCTGCGCCTGGTCCACGAGCTCGAAGGTCCGAGGTTGTCCGTCATTGCGGAGAGACTCCGGATGGCGCCGCGCTCGGCGACGGAGGTGATCGACGCGTTGGAGTCGCGGGGCCTGGCGCAACGGACTCCCGACCCCACCGATCGTCGGGCCACGTGTGTGACGGTGACCGATGCCGGAGTGCTGATGTGTGCCCGCATCGACGAGGCCCGGGCGGTCGCGGCCGACGAGTTCCTCGGTGGCCTGACCGCACGTGACCGCGAGGAGCTCGACCGGATCCTCCGTCTGCTGGTCGACACCCGGTAG
- the coaE gene encoding dephospho-CoA kinase, with protein sequence MKVGLTGGIASGKSTVSALLAEQGAMIIDADALAREVVAKGTPGLAAVVAEFGDTLLTADGDLDRPAMGALVFNDEPARRRLEAIIHPLVFERTVELEAAAGPDDVVVHDIPLLAESGRADTFDAVLVVHVPEDVQVERMVRDRGWTEAEARSRIAAQASPQERLAIATHVIDNTGTHEDLRHRVAEVLAELVG encoded by the coding sequence ATGAAGGTCGGGCTGACCGGAGGCATAGCCTCGGGCAAGAGCACGGTGTCCGCACTGCTGGCCGAGCAGGGCGCGATGATCATCGACGCCGACGCGCTCGCGCGCGAGGTGGTCGCGAAGGGGACGCCGGGGCTGGCGGCGGTCGTCGCGGAGTTCGGGGACACCCTGCTCACGGCGGACGGCGACCTCGACCGTCCTGCCATGGGCGCCCTGGTCTTCAACGACGAACCGGCACGGCGACGACTCGAGGCGATCATCCACCCGTTGGTCTTCGAGCGCACCGTCGAGCTCGAGGCTGCAGCCGGGCCGGACGACGTGGTGGTGCACGACATCCCCCTGCTCGCCGAGAGCGGTCGCGCGGACACCTTCGACGCCGTGCTGGTGGTGCACGTCCCCGAAGACGTGCAGGTCGAGCGGATGGTGCGCGACCGAGGCTGGACCGAGGCGGAGGCCAGGTCCCGGATCGCGGCCCAGGCCTCGCCGCAGGAGCGGCTGGCGATCGCCACGCACGTCATCGACAACACCGGAACGCACGAGGACCTCCGCCATCGGGTGGCAGAGGTCCTCGCGGAGCTGGTCGGCTGA
- a CDS encoding sigma-70 family RNA polymerase sigma factor, which translates to MASRTAMREIEGRDSVGLYLDEIARNPLLDAATEVELSKTIEAGLMAEHLLAEGRVGRRKGGAPKSANEEELEWLAEEGRKAVRTFINANLRLVVSIARKYGRAQMPMLDLIQEGNTGLIRAVEKFDYAKGYKFSTYATWWVRQAITRGIAQQARVVRLPVHVVEELNQVGSARRTLERQLGRDPEPEEIATELDMSLDRVLDLIRWGRDHVSLDTPVDEDGDTSLGDLMAQETTPSPDLEVLDTESRDRLNALVGQLDERAADIIRSRYGLVDGRQHKLADIGSKHGISAERVRQLEREALQKLRTFADPDLAA; encoded by the coding sequence ATGGCCAGCAGGACTGCAATGCGTGAGATCGAGGGCCGCGACAGCGTCGGGCTCTACCTCGACGAGATCGCGCGCAACCCGCTGCTCGACGCGGCAACCGAGGTCGAGCTCTCCAAGACGATCGAGGCCGGCCTGATGGCCGAGCACCTGCTCGCCGAGGGCCGGGTCGGTCGACGCAAGGGCGGCGCCCCCAAGAGTGCCAACGAGGAAGAGCTCGAGTGGCTCGCGGAGGAGGGGCGCAAGGCGGTCCGGACCTTCATCAACGCCAACCTGCGGCTGGTCGTCTCCATCGCTCGCAAGTACGGCCGCGCCCAGATGCCCATGCTCGACCTGATCCAGGAGGGCAACACCGGCCTGATCCGTGCGGTCGAGAAGTTCGACTACGCCAAGGGCTACAAGTTCTCCACCTATGCGACGTGGTGGGTCCGCCAGGCGATCACCCGCGGCATCGCCCAGCAGGCACGCGTCGTACGCCTCCCGGTGCACGTCGTCGAGGAGCTCAACCAGGTCGGCAGCGCCCGCCGCACCCTGGAGCGCCAGCTCGGCCGCGACCCGGAGCCCGAGGAGATCGCCACCGAGCTCGACATGAGCCTCGACCGTGTCCTCGACCTGATCCGTTGGGGTCGGGACCACGTCAGCCTCGACACCCCGGTCGACGAGGACGGCGACACCTCGCTCGGTGACCTGATGGCCCAGGAGACCACCCCCAGCCCGGACCTCGAGGTGCTCGACACCGAGAGCCGCGACCGGCTCAACGCGTTGGTGGGTCAGCTCGACGAGCGTGCCGCCGACATCATCCGGAGCCGCTACGGGCTCGTGGACGGCCGCCAGCACAAGCTGGCCGACATCGGCTCCAAGCACGGCATCTCCGCCGAGCGGGTGCGTCAGCTCGAGCGCGAGGCGTTGCAGAAGCTGCGCACCTTCGCCGACCCCGATCTCGCCGCCTGA